One genomic window of Ruminococcus gauvreauii includes the following:
- the rbsK gene encoding ribokinase, whose amino-acid sequence MKKIGVVGSINMDMTVKAERIPLKGETLKGEDLQYIPGGKGANQAVAMARLGADVEMFGCVGDDAAGESLIKNLANMGVKTQHIRIVKGVPTGLAIITVGENDNTIIVVAGTNDCVDIDYINGIKDSLLECEIVLLQHEIPQDTVEYVAELCAANGVKVVLNPAPARPVSQEILEKVTYLTPNEHEAVILFGEERSFEELLKAYPEKLVITQGSRGVGTCLKSGETILVPARKSKVVDTTGAGDTLNGAFTVAMTEGRNMEAALRFANTAAGLSTEKFGAQGGMPTYEEVISELGE is encoded by the coding sequence ATGAAAAAAATCGGAGTAGTGGGAAGCATTAACATGGATATGACAGTCAAAGCTGAGAGGATACCGCTGAAAGGTGAGACATTAAAAGGTGAAGATCTGCAGTACATTCCGGGAGGAAAGGGTGCGAATCAGGCAGTAGCCATGGCAAGACTGGGTGCAGATGTTGAAATGTTCGGCTGTGTGGGCGATGATGCCGCGGGGGAAAGCCTTATCAAAAATCTTGCGAACATGGGCGTGAAAACGCAGCATATCAGAATCGTGAAAGGAGTACCTACAGGACTTGCGATCATCACGGTTGGTGAGAATGACAATACGATCATTGTGGTAGCGGGAACGAATGACTGTGTGGATATTGACTATATCAATGGGATAAAAGATTCTCTGCTTGAATGTGAGATTGTTCTGCTTCAGCATGAGATACCGCAGGATACGGTTGAGTATGTTGCCGAACTTTGCGCTGCAAATGGAGTAAAGGTTGTACTGAACCCGGCACCTGCCAGACCGGTAAGTCAGGAGATTCTGGAGAAGGTGACTTATCTGACGCCCAATGAACATGAGGCGGTGATTTTGTTTGGGGAGGAGCGTTCATTTGAAGAGCTTCTAAAGGCGTACCCGGAGAAACTGGTGATCACACAGGGCTCACGCGGAGTCGGGACGTGTCTGAAGAGCGGGGAAACGATCCTGGTGCCTGCCAGAAAATCGAAGGTTGTAGATACAACAGGGGCGGGTGACACTCTGAACGGAGCTTTCACTGTTGCCATGACAGAAGGCAGGAATATGGAAGCGGCACTGCGCTTTGCAAATACTGCGGCCGGCCTTTCCACTGAAAAATTCGGCGCGCAGGGCGGTATGCCGACTTATGAAGAAGTCATTAGTGAACTGGGAGAATAG
- a CDS encoding LacI family DNA-binding transcriptional regulator, giving the protein MISIRDVAKMAGVSPSTVSRVMNGTANVDDEKKQRVLKVIEETGFRPNETARTLYKKSARIIGVILPNIQNPFFNEMARAIEEESYRRGYRLMLCNSNNDLEKEKTNMDLLSRMNADGIILLTNQEGIRESVEQCRVPVVVLDREVKAKNQIAYVQSDHYQGGRLAMEHLVKCGCRHIVNMRGDQALSSARKRFEGYLAMCSRYDVAPRFVDCKYSFQEGIRMTEELLERYPGVDGIIAGNDMVAVSVYKVLRKKGYRVPDDIQIIGYDNINLSELMTPELTTIAQPISLMGETSARVLIDHIEGKKTDIRYHFEVELIERETTLRKREEV; this is encoded by the coding sequence TTGATTAGTATTAGAGATGTTGCAAAGATGGCGGGAGTTTCTCCTTCTACAGTATCAAGAGTTATGAATGGGACAGCAAATGTTGACGACGAGAAGAAGCAGAGGGTTTTGAAGGTGATAGAAGAAACCGGTTTCAGACCGAACGAGACAGCAAGGACCTTATATAAAAAATCAGCAAGAATCATCGGTGTCATACTCCCGAACATCCAGAATCCATTTTTTAATGAGATGGCACGAGCAATCGAGGAGGAGAGTTACCGCAGGGGGTACCGGCTGATGCTCTGCAATTCTAATAATGACCTCGAAAAAGAGAAAACGAATATGGATCTGCTGAGCAGAATGAATGCGGACGGTATCATATTGCTGACGAATCAGGAGGGCATCAGGGAAAGTGTGGAACAATGCCGGGTTCCGGTTGTGGTACTCGACCGTGAAGTGAAGGCAAAGAACCAGATCGCATATGTCCAGTCGGATCATTACCAGGGCGGACGGCTCGCCATGGAACATCTGGTGAAATGCGGCTGCCGCCATATCGTCAACATGCGAGGCGATCAGGCGCTGTCCAGTGCAAGAAAACGTTTTGAAGGCTATCTGGCGATGTGCAGCAGGTATGATGTTGCTCCGCGTTTCGTGGACTGTAAGTACAGCTTTCAGGAGGGCATCAGGATGACGGAGGAGCTGCTGGAGAGATATCCCGGGGTAGACGGTATTATTGCCGGAAACGATATGGTCGCGGTTTCTGTCTACAAGGTTCTGAGAAAAAAGGGTTACCGGGTGCCGGATGATATCCAGATTATCGGATACGATAATATTAACCTGAGTGAACTTATGACACCGGAGCTGACGACGATCGCACAGCCGATCTCCCTGATGGGAGAAACTTCAGCCAGGGTATTAATCGATCATATTGAAGGAAAAAAGACGGATATCAGATATCATTTTGAAGTGGAATTGATAGAGCGGGAGACGACGCTGAGAAAGAGGGAAGAAGTATGA